One Pseudomonas sp. FP1742 genomic window carries:
- a CDS encoding low specificity L-threonine aldolase, translated as MTDKSQQFASDNYSGICPEAWAAMEQANHGHQRAYGDDEWTARAADQFRKLFETDCEVFFAFNGTAANSLALSSLCQSYHSVICSETAHVETDECGAPEFFSNGSKLLIARTENGKLTPESIREIALKRQDIHYPKPRVVTLTQATEVGSVYTPEEIRAISVTCKELGLNLHMDGARFSNACAYLGCSPADLTWKAGVDVLCFGGTKNGMAVGEAILFFNHKLAEDFDYRCKQAGQLASKMRFLSAPWVGILENDAWLKYARHANHCAQLLAELVSDIPGVELMFPVQANGVFLQLSEPAIAALTAKGWRFYTFIGNGGARFMCSWDTEEERVRELAADIRQVMTA; from the coding sequence ATGACCGACAAGAGCCAACAATTCGCCAGCGACAACTATTCCGGTATCTGCCCTGAAGCCTGGGCTGCCATGGAACAGGCCAACCACGGCCACCAGCGCGCTTACGGCGACGATGAGTGGACCGCACGCGCTGCGGATCAATTCCGCAAACTGTTCGAAACCGACTGCGAAGTATTCTTCGCCTTCAACGGCACCGCCGCCAACTCATTGGCCCTGTCGTCGCTGTGTCAGAGTTACCACAGCGTGATCTGCTCGGAAACCGCCCACGTCGAAACCGACGAATGCGGCGCGCCGGAGTTTTTCTCCAACGGTTCCAAGCTGCTTATCGCCCGCACCGAAAACGGCAAATTGACGCCGGAATCGATCCGCGAAATCGCCCTCAAGCGCCAGGACATCCACTACCCTAAACCGCGCGTCGTGACCCTGACCCAGGCCACTGAAGTCGGCAGCGTGTACACCCCGGAAGAAATCCGCGCCATCAGCGTCACCTGCAAGGAACTGGGCCTGAACCTGCACATGGACGGCGCTCGTTTCTCCAACGCCTGCGCATACCTGGGCTGCTCGCCAGCCGACCTGACCTGGAAGGCCGGCGTCGACGTGCTGTGCTTCGGCGGTACGAAAAACGGCATGGCGGTGGGCGAAGCGATTCTGTTCTTCAACCACAAACTGGCCGAAGACTTCGATTACCGCTGCAAACAGGCCGGGCAACTGGCGTCGAAGATGCGTTTTCTCTCCGCGCCATGGGTCGGGATCCTGGAAAACGATGCCTGGCTCAAATACGCCCGCCACGCCAACCATTGCGCGCAGTTGCTGGCCGAGCTGGTAAGCGACATTCCTGGCGTGGAACTGATGTTCCCGGTGCAGGCCAACGGCGTGTTCCTGCAACTCTCGGAACCGGCCATCGCCGCGCTGACCGCCAAGGGCTGGCGCTTCTACACCTTCATCGGTAACGGCGGCGCGCGTTTCATGTGTTCGTGGGACACCGAAGAAGAACGCGTGCGGGAACTGGCGGCGGATATCCGGCAAGTGATGACGGCCTGA
- the gbcA gene encoding glycine-betaine demethylase subunit GbcA — protein sequence MDVTTTLSLGDPLEPARKATAQMLQERERTFSLPQPFYSDERLFDIDMQEIFQKEWLIAGMTCEIPAKGNYLTLQVGKNPIIVIRGADGVVHAFHNVCRHRGSRLCTSEKGKVAKLVCHYHQWTYELDGRLLFAGTEMGADFDMKQYGLKPVNVKTAGGYIFISLAENPPAIDDFLSTLSHYMEPYDMENTKVAVQTTLMEKANWKLVLENNRECYHCNASHPELLKTLLEWDDVTDPRADQAFKDHVAASAAAWEAEKIPYAHASFGLRNRIVRMPLLKGTVSMTMDGKQGCAKLMGRIKNPDLGSMRILHLPHSWNHCMGDHIIVFTVWPISAQETMVTTKWIVHKDAVEGVDYDVERMRQVWDATNDQDRRLAEENQRGINSTAYQPGPYSKTYEFGVVNFVDWYSERMLNNLGAEPAPYLKGVPVQG from the coding sequence ATGGACGTCACCACTACCCTGAGCCTGGGCGATCCACTGGAACCCGCACGCAAGGCCACCGCGCAGATGCTGCAAGAGCGCGAGCGCACCTTTTCGCTGCCGCAGCCGTTTTACTCTGACGAGCGGCTGTTTGATATCGACATGCAGGAAATTTTCCAGAAAGAGTGGTTGATCGCCGGCATGACCTGCGAAATCCCGGCCAAAGGCAATTACCTGACCCTGCAAGTCGGCAAGAACCCGATCATCGTGATTCGCGGCGCCGATGGCGTGGTCCATGCGTTCCACAACGTCTGCCGTCACCGCGGCTCACGGCTGTGCACCAGTGAAAAAGGCAAGGTCGCCAAACTGGTCTGCCACTACCACCAGTGGACCTACGAGCTGGACGGTCGCCTGCTGTTCGCCGGCACCGAGATGGGCGCCGACTTCGACATGAAGCAGTACGGCCTCAAGCCGGTGAACGTGAAGACCGCCGGCGGTTACATCTTCATCAGCCTGGCGGAAAACCCGCCGGCCATTGACGACTTCCTGTCGACGCTCAGCCATTACATGGAACCGTACGACATGGAGAACACCAAGGTGGCGGTGCAAACCACCTTGATGGAAAAAGCCAACTGGAAACTGGTGCTGGAAAACAACCGCGAGTGCTACCACTGCAACGCGTCGCACCCGGAACTGCTGAAAACCCTGCTGGAATGGGACGACGTTACCGACCCCCGTGCCGACCAGGCCTTCAAGGACCACGTAGCCGCTTCCGCCGCTGCCTGGGAAGCCGAGAAGATCCCTTACGCCCACGCCAGTTTCGGCCTGCGTAACCGCATCGTGCGCATGCCGCTGCTCAAAGGCACCGTGTCGATGACCATGGACGGCAAACAGGGCTGCGCCAAACTCATGGGTCGCATCAAGAACCCGGACCTGGGCTCGATGCGCATCCTGCACCTGCCGCACTCGTGGAACCACTGCATGGGCGACCACATCATCGTGTTCACCGTGTGGCCGATCAGCGCCCAGGAAACCATGGTCACCACCAAGTGGATCGTGCACAAGGACGCGGTCGAAGGCGTGGACTACGACGTGGAGCGCATGCGCCAGGTCTGGGATGCCACCAACGACCAGGACCGTCGCCTGGCCGAAGAGAACCAGCGCGGGATCAACTCCACCGCGTACCAGCCAGGGCCTTACTCCAAGACCTATGAGTTTGGTGTGGTGAACTTCGTGGATTGGTACAGCGAGCGGATGCTGAACAACCTGGGGGCCGAGCCTGCGCCTTACCTCAAAGGTGTTCCGGTTCAAGGCTAA
- a CDS encoding NAD(P)-dependent oxidoreductase has translation MSLQGKTLFITGASRGIGREIALRAAKDGANIVIAAKSAAPHPKLPGTIFSVAAEVEAAGGKALALEVDVRDETIVQQAMINASEHFGGIDALINNAGAIKLTGVQHIELKRFDLMHQINTRAVLLCSQAALPYLKKTGGHILNLSPPLNLATKWFAQYSPYTITKYGMSMLTLGMSEEFAAYGISVNSLWPQTMIATAAIEFQLGSRESFKHARTPAIMADAAHVILDSSGRSITGRLLIDEEILGEHGVTDFEGYRFAPGTTDTLMPDLFID, from the coding sequence ATGTCATTACAAGGCAAAACCCTGTTCATCACCGGCGCCAGCCGCGGGATCGGCCGCGAAATCGCGCTGCGAGCAGCAAAGGATGGGGCCAACATCGTGATTGCCGCGAAAAGCGCCGCCCCTCACCCCAAACTGCCTGGCACCATCTTCAGCGTGGCAGCGGAAGTCGAAGCCGCGGGTGGCAAGGCGCTGGCCCTGGAGGTGGATGTGCGCGATGAAACCATCGTGCAGCAGGCCATGATTAACGCCAGCGAGCATTTCGGCGGCATCGATGCGCTGATCAATAATGCCGGGGCGATCAAACTGACCGGGGTGCAGCACATCGAACTCAAGCGCTTCGACTTGATGCACCAGATCAACACTCGTGCCGTGCTGCTGTGCAGTCAGGCCGCCCTGCCCTATCTGAAAAAAACCGGCGGCCACATCCTCAACCTGTCACCGCCGCTGAACCTGGCCACCAAATGGTTTGCCCAATACAGTCCCTACACGATCACCAAGTACGGCATGAGCATGCTCACCCTGGGCATGAGCGAGGAATTCGCCGCCTACGGCATCAGCGTCAACTCCCTGTGGCCGCAGACCATGATTGCCACGGCCGCCATCGAGTTTCAGCTGGGCTCGCGGGAGTCGTTCAAACATGCGCGCACACCGGCGATCATGGCGGATGCCGCCCACGTCATTCTGGACAGCAGCGGCCGCAGCATTACCGGTCGGTTGCTGATCGATGAAGAAATACTGGGTGAGCACGGGGTGACGGATTTTGAAGGGTATCGATTTGCGCCGGGCACAACCGACACCCTGATGCCCGACCTGTTTATCGACTGA
- a CDS encoding GMC oxidoreductase encodes MTRIATPISDIKEHYDVIVIGSGYGGGIAASRLSRAGKRVCLLERGREIQPGEYPNTMLAATEELQVHDPDGHIGSRTGLFDLHVNAQQNVVVGCGLGGTSLINANVALEPEPGVFDDPRWPQAVREHRDTLLKDGYARAREMLKPNPYPSTSPTLPKLEANKKSADYLKQDAHFYKPPINVTFDKLPNNLNHVGVEQLPCNHCGDCVSGCNNKAKNTTLMNYLPDAWNHGAEIFCQAEVRHLERDGDGWIVHFQYLDSGREKFSAPTLFVKADIVVVSAGTLGSTEILLRSRDKGLSTSSQLGENMSGNGDILGFGHNCDETINGIGFGAHPAKEMKPVGPCITSIIDMRTEGDWRSRMVIEEGSIPGALGRPMVPSMAAFAGLIGKPSDDSFTGKLKYAEREAESFLRGPYHGALHNMQTYLIMSHDDGKGRMVLDSNDQLRIDWPGVGEQENVKIGNERLHQSTKALGGIWVENPIWTELLKHSIVSVHPLGGCVMGEDATQGVVNHKGQVFSGASGTDVYAGLYVADGAVIPTSLAVNPLLTISAVSERNMGLLAADRGWHIDYTLPSAPRKPVAAPTLGVQFTETMKGYFSKDFTQPQGTDLKLYEAAAKRGKSDNSPIEFTLTITANDLNRMIKEPEHAATLVGTLDAPGLSPEPLTASNGVFNLFEEYQEQVGVRHMNYDMKLTAEDGSDYYFSAFKTVPEDNGVLNVWHDTSTLYVTLYRGPDKTGQVIGSGVMHIQPADFAKQMTTMKVLNARNERERIEGLARFGKFFAGILWESYGGVFAGDIYFNPDAPPRQKRPLDAPIPSVHFFQTEDNVQLRLTRYQGGTKGPVMLVHGLGVGSNIFSTDTIQTNLLEYLCKHEYDVWLLDLRVSILLPVSKKEWNGDQIAKYDFKAAIELIQQATLAADVQCVVHCYGATTFFMSLLAGLQGVRSVVCSQIAADTVVATATGLKAGLHLPGMLDAIGIKSLTAYADNKESWFNKLYDKALNGYARIEAQGYCTNPVCHRITFMYASLYRHDTLNETLHDNLHELFGESNMQTFEHLALILRKGQLVDFKGQDVYMPHFDRLTMPICFISGEDNQCYLPESTLKTYERVCKVHGPERYSRHVVPGYGHIDCMFGKNAVVDVYPIILQHLEKTALG; translated from the coding sequence ATGACACGGATCGCCACGCCCATCAGCGACATCAAGGAACATTACGACGTGATCGTCATCGGCTCCGGCTACGGCGGCGGGATCGCGGCGTCGCGCCTGTCCCGGGCCGGCAAGCGGGTATGCCTGCTGGAGCGGGGCCGGGAAATCCAGCCTGGCGAATACCCCAATACGATGCTGGCGGCCACTGAAGAGCTGCAAGTGCATGACCCGGACGGCCACATCGGTTCGCGCACCGGGCTGTTCGACCTGCACGTCAATGCTCAGCAGAACGTGGTGGTCGGTTGTGGTCTGGGCGGCACTTCGCTGATCAACGCCAACGTCGCGCTGGAGCCGGAGCCCGGCGTATTCGACGACCCGCGCTGGCCGCAGGCGGTACGTGAACATCGTGACACGCTGCTCAAGGACGGTTACGCCCGGGCTCGGGAAATGCTCAAGCCCAATCCCTATCCAAGCACTTCGCCGACGTTGCCGAAACTGGAGGCCAACAAAAAGTCCGCCGACTACCTCAAGCAAGACGCGCACTTTTATAAACCGCCAATCAACGTGACCTTCGACAAACTGCCCAACAACCTCAACCACGTCGGTGTCGAGCAGCTGCCGTGCAACCACTGCGGCGACTGCGTTTCGGGCTGTAACAACAAGGCCAAGAACACCACGCTGATGAATTATTTGCCGGATGCCTGGAACCACGGCGCGGAAATTTTCTGCCAGGCCGAGGTGCGGCATCTGGAGCGCGACGGCGACGGCTGGATCGTGCATTTCCAATACCTGGACAGCGGCCGCGAGAAATTCTCCGCGCCGACGCTGTTCGTCAAGGCTGACATTGTCGTGGTGTCGGCCGGCACCCTGGGTTCCACCGAAATCCTCCTGCGCTCTCGAGACAAAGGTTTGTCGACGTCCAGTCAGCTCGGCGAAAACATGAGCGGCAACGGCGACATCCTCGGTTTTGGCCACAACTGCGATGAAACGATCAACGGCATCGGTTTCGGTGCCCATCCGGCCAAGGAAATGAAACCGGTCGGCCCGTGCATCACCTCGATCATCGACATGCGCACCGAAGGCGACTGGCGCAGTCGCATGGTTATCGAAGAAGGCTCGATCCCCGGGGCTCTCGGACGGCCCATGGTGCCGAGCATGGCCGCGTTCGCCGGGTTGATCGGCAAGCCCAGCGATGACAGCTTCACCGGCAAGCTCAAGTACGCCGAACGCGAAGCCGAAAGCTTCCTGCGTGGCCCGTATCATGGCGCCCTGCACAACATGCAAACCTATCTGATCATGAGTCATGACGACGGCAAGGGTCGCATGGTGCTCGACAGCAACGACCAGCTGCGCATCGACTGGCCGGGTGTTGGCGAGCAGGAAAACGTCAAGATCGGCAATGAGCGCCTGCACCAGAGCACCAAGGCCTTGGGCGGGATCTGGGTCGAGAATCCGATCTGGACCGAGCTGCTCAAGCACAGCATCGTTTCCGTTCACCCGTTGGGTGGTTGTGTGATGGGCGAGGATGCGACGCAGGGCGTGGTCAACCACAAGGGCCAGGTGTTCAGTGGCGCCAGCGGCACCGATGTCTATGCCGGGCTGTACGTGGCTGACGGCGCGGTGATTCCGACCTCCCTGGCGGTCAATCCGCTGCTGACCATCTCCGCCGTGAGCGAGCGCAACATGGGCCTGCTGGCCGCCGATCGCGGCTGGCACATCGACTACACGCTGCCCTCGGCACCACGTAAACCAGTGGCGGCGCCGACTCTCGGCGTGCAGTTCACCGAAACCATGAAGGGGTATTTCTCCAAAGACTTCACCCAGCCGCAGGGCACCGATCTCAAGCTCTACGAAGCGGCGGCCAAACGCGGCAAGTCGGATAACTCGCCGATCGAGTTCACCCTGACCATCACCGCCAATGACCTCAACCGCATGATCAAGGAGCCGGAGCACGCCGCGACGCTGGTCGGTACCCTGGATGCGCCGGGGCTGTCGCCCGAACCGCTGACCGCCAGCAATGGCGTATTCAATCTGTTCGAGGAATATCAGGAACAGGTCGGCGTGCGGCACATGAACTACGACATGAAACTGACCGCCGAGGACGGCAGCGATTATTACTTCAGCGCATTCAAGACCGTGCCCGAAGACAACGGCGTGCTGAACGTCTGGCACGACACCAGTACCCTCTACGTGACGCTGTATCGCGGGCCGGACAAGACGGGCCAGGTGATCGGCTCGGGGGTGATGCACATCCAGCCGGCCGATTTCGCCAAGCAGATGACCACCATGAAGGTGCTCAACGCGCGCAACGAACGCGAACGCATTGAAGGGCTGGCGCGGTTCGGCAAGTTCTTCGCCGGCATTTTGTGGGAGAGCTACGGTGGAGTGTTCGCGGGCGATATCTACTTCAACCCCGATGCACCGCCCCGGCAGAAACGGCCGCTGGATGCGCCAATCCCGAGCGTGCATTTCTTCCAGACCGAAGACAATGTCCAGCTACGCCTGACCCGCTATCAGGGCGGCACCAAGGGGCCGGTGATGCTGGTGCATGGCTTGGGGGTGGGCTCGAATATTTTCTCCACCGACACCATCCAGACCAACCTGCTGGAATACCTGTGCAAGCACGAGTACGACGTCTGGCTGCTGGATTTGCGGGTGAGCATTCTGTTGCCCGTGAGCAAGAAGGAATGGAACGGCGACCAGATCGCGAAGTATGACTTCAAGGCCGCCATCGAACTGATCCAGCAGGCAACCCTCGCCGCCGACGTGCAGTGCGTGGTGCATTGCTACGGCGCGACGACGTTCTTCATGTCGCTGCTGGCCGGGTTGCAGGGGGTGCGTTCGGTGGTCTGTTCGCAGATCGCCGCCGATACGGTGGTCGCCACGGCAACGGGGCTCAAGGCCGGCCTGCATTTACCGGGGATGCTCGACGCCATCGGCATCAAATCCCTCACCGCGTATGCCGACAACAAGGAGAGCTGGTTCAACAAACTCTACGACAAGGCCCTCAATGGTTACGCCCGCATCGAGGCCCAGGGCTACTGCACCAACCCGGTGTGCCATCGCATCACCTTCATGTACGCGTCGCTGTACCGTCACGACACGCTCAACGAGACCCTGCACGACAACCTGCATGAACTGTTCGGCGAGTCGAACATGCAGACCTTCGAGCACCTGGCGCTGATCCTGCGCAAAGGCCAACTGGTGGACTTCAAGGGCCAGGACGTCTACATGCCGCACTTTGACCGGTTGACCATGCCGATCTGTTTCATCAGTGGTGAGGACAACCAGTGCTACCTGCCGGAAAGCACGCTCAAGACCTATGAACGGGTGTGCAAAGTCCATGGACCGGAGCGCTACAGCCGGCATGTGGTACCGGGTTATGGGCATATCGACTGCATGTTCGGCAAGAATGCGGTGGTCGATGTGTACCCGATCATCCTGCAACACCTGGAGAAGACGGCCCTCGGCTAG
- the glyA gene encoding serine hydroxymethyltransferase — translation MFSKQDQIQGYDDALLAAMNAEEQRQEDHIELIASENYTSKRVMEAQGSGLTNKYAEGYPGKRYYGGCEHVDKVEALAIERAKQLFGADYANVQPHSGSSANSAVYLALLQAGDTILGMSLAHGGHLTHGAKVSSSGKLYNAVQYGIDTKTGLIDYDEVERLAVECQPKMIVAGFSAYSKTLDFPRFRQIADKVGALLFVDMAHVAGLVAAGLYPNPLPYADVVTTTTHKTLRGPRGGLILAKANEEIEKKLNAAVFPGAQGGPLMHVIAGKAVCFKEALEPGFKAYQQQVIDNAQAMAGVFIKRGYDVVSGGTDNHLFLVSLIRQGLTGKEADAALGRAHITVNKNAVPNDPQSPFVTSGLRIGTPAVTTRGFKVTQCVELAGWICDILDNLGDADVEANVAQHVAALCADFPVYR, via the coding sequence ATGTTCAGCAAGCAAGACCAGATCCAGGGTTACGACGATGCACTGCTGGCGGCGATGAATGCCGAGGAGCAACGTCAGGAAGATCACATCGAGCTGATCGCGTCAGAGAACTACACCAGCAAACGCGTGATGGAAGCGCAAGGCAGCGGCCTGACCAACAAATATGCCGAAGGCTATCCGGGCAAGCGCTACTACGGCGGCTGCGAGCATGTCGATAAAGTCGAAGCCCTGGCCATCGAACGCGCCAAGCAACTGTTCGGCGCCGATTACGCCAACGTCCAGCCGCACTCCGGTTCTTCGGCCAACAGCGCCGTTTACCTGGCCCTGCTGCAAGCCGGCGACACCATTCTGGGCATGAGCCTGGCCCATGGCGGTCACTTGACCCACGGCGCGAAAGTGTCGTCCTCGGGCAAGCTGTACAACGCCGTGCAGTACGGCATCGACACCAAGACCGGGCTGATCGACTACGACGAAGTCGAGCGTCTGGCCGTCGAGTGCCAACCGAAGATGATCGTTGCCGGCTTCTCGGCGTACTCCAAGACCCTCGACTTCCCGCGTTTCCGTCAGATCGCCGACAAGGTCGGTGCGCTGCTGTTCGTTGACATGGCGCACGTCGCCGGTCTGGTCGCCGCTGGCCTGTACCCGAACCCGCTGCCATACGCCGACGTAGTGACCACCACCACCCACAAGACCCTGCGCGGTCCACGTGGTGGCCTGATCCTGGCCAAGGCCAACGAAGAAATCGAGAAGAAGCTCAACGCCGCGGTATTCCCTGGTGCCCAGGGCGGCCCGCTGATGCACGTGATCGCCGGTAAGGCGGTGTGCTTCAAGGAAGCATTGGAGCCCGGCTTCAAGGCCTACCAGCAACAAGTGATCGACAACGCCCAGGCGATGGCCGGCGTATTTATCAAACGCGGCTACGATGTAGTGTCCGGCGGTACCGATAACCACCTGTTCCTGGTCAGCCTGATCCGTCAGGGCCTCACCGGCAAAGAGGCGGACGCAGCACTCGGTCGCGCCCACATCACCGTGAACAAGAACGCTGTCCCGAACGATCCACAGTCGCCGTTCGTGACCTCCGGCCTGCGCATCGGCACCCCGGCGGTGACCACTCGCGGCTTCAAGGTTACCCAGTGCGTTGAACTGGCTGGCTGGATCTGCGACATCCTCGACAACCTCGGCGACGCCGATGTCGA
- the gbcB gene encoding glycine-betaine demethylase subunit GbcB — MSNSFLNPVTTQTWANGRHIVRCVKVIQETWDVRTFCFMADQPILFFFKPGQFVTLELEIDGVPIMRSYTISSSPSVPYSFSVTIKRVPGGKVSNWLHDTLHEGQELAVHGPVGLFNAMDFTAPKVLYLSGGVGITPVMSMARWFYDTNGNVDMVFIHSARSPKDIIYHRELEHMASRIDNFSLHLICEKHGLGEPWAGYRGYLNHKMLELMAPDFLEREVFCCGPTPYMNAVKRMLEAAGFDMKRYHEESFGATPPEARADAVEQAEQAADAPEIDAADLHQVEFTASGKSIRVGPGETVHAAAAKLGLLIPKACGMGICGTCKVMKLGGEVEMEHNGGITEEDEAEGFILSCCSVPKGDVRIEF; from the coding sequence ATGTCCAACAGCTTCCTGAACCCGGTAACCACCCAGACCTGGGCCAATGGTCGACATATAGTCCGTTGCGTCAAAGTCATCCAGGAAACCTGGGATGTGCGCACCTTCTGCTTCATGGCCGACCAGCCGATCCTGTTCTTCTTCAAGCCCGGGCAGTTCGTCACCCTGGAGCTGGAAATCGACGGCGTGCCGATCATGCGCTCCTACACCATTTCCAGTTCGCCGTCGGTGCCGTACAGCTTTTCGGTGACCATCAAGCGCGTGCCGGGGGGCAAGGTGTCCAACTGGCTGCACGACACCCTGCACGAAGGCCAGGAACTGGCGGTGCACGGGCCGGTCGGGCTGTTCAACGCCATGGACTTCACCGCGCCGAAAGTGCTCTACCTCAGCGGCGGTGTCGGCATTACGCCGGTCATGTCCATGGCGCGCTGGTTCTACGACACCAACGGCAATGTCGACATGGTGTTTATCCACAGCGCCCGTTCGCCCAAAGACATCATTTACCACCGCGAGCTGGAGCACATGGCATCGCGGATCGACAACTTCAGCCTGCACCTGATCTGTGAGAAGCATGGTCTGGGCGAGCCGTGGGCCGGTTATCGCGGTTACCTGAACCACAAGATGCTCGAACTGATGGCGCCGGACTTCCTTGAGCGTGAAGTCTTCTGCTGCGGCCCGACCCCGTACATGAACGCGGTCAAGCGCATGCTCGAGGCGGCGGGTTTCGACATGAAGCGTTATCACGAAGAGTCCTTCGGCGCGACGCCGCCGGAAGCTCGTGCCGACGCCGTGGAACAAGCCGAACAGGCAGCGGATGCTCCGGAAATCGACGCGGCGGATCTGCATCAGGTGGAGTTCACCGCCTCCGGCAAGAGCATCCGCGTGGGCCCGGGCGAAACCGTCCACGCAGCGGCCGCCAAGCTTGGCCTGTTGATTCCCAAGGCCTGCGGGATGGGGATCTGCGGGACGTGCAAGGTGATGAAGCTGGGCGGCGAGGTCGAAATGGAGCACAACGGCGGGATTACCGAGGAAGACGAAGCCGAAGGGTTCATCCTGTCGTGCTGCAGTGTGCCGAAGGGTGATGTGCGGATCGAGTTTTGA
- a CDS encoding metallophosphoesterase, producing the protein MSLVSHWEHEYDKVKVRLHGVLTRLEMAWKKLVSELEPEEYQAIVALLQRGHDQAQYVLKHGDMPDDQPSVPWELSHGLSILHIGNASPLPQSVDELQTRVLKDGSLLGCRKWELLDLLWSEALLKWIENLRHHAPFATTPALMRMDSDVTLAIAGDWGTGPFDSHAPAVAVANQMQLAQADFTIHLGDVYYAGTRSQEDVDMVGWPMGKQGSFTLNSNHEMYSGAHGYFKELVKRFPAQQGTSYFALYNDDWLVIGLDTAYASDPINLYMDGALNKQQIDWMKDLPKRKKVMVLSHHQGFDITGHNKTSLYQPVCDALGREPDYWYWGHLHNGICYATQGGLHARCAGHGAIPYGNASELNGHSRVLWSETQNARDEAYPDRVLNGYVKVRLVGENIEETFIGEDGSVRWSSS; encoded by the coding sequence ATGTCATTGGTCAGTCATTGGGAACACGAGTACGACAAGGTCAAGGTACGCCTGCACGGCGTGCTCACCCGCCTGGAAATGGCCTGGAAGAAGCTCGTCAGCGAGCTTGAGCCTGAGGAGTACCAGGCCATCGTCGCGCTGCTGCAACGGGGGCATGATCAGGCGCAATACGTGCTCAAGCACGGCGATATGCCGGACGATCAGCCGAGTGTGCCGTGGGAGTTGTCCCACGGCTTGTCGATCCTGCACATCGGTAACGCCAGTCCTCTGCCGCAATCGGTAGACGAACTGCAAACCCGAGTGCTCAAGGATGGCAGCCTGCTCGGTTGTCGCAAATGGGAGCTGCTGGATCTGTTGTGGAGCGAAGCGTTGCTGAAGTGGATCGAGAACCTGCGGCATCACGCGCCGTTCGCCACCACCCCGGCGCTGATGCGCATGGACAGCGACGTGACCCTGGCCATCGCCGGCGACTGGGGCACCGGGCCGTTCGACAGCCATGCCCCGGCGGTGGCGGTGGCGAACCAGATGCAACTGGCCCAGGCTGACTTCACCATCCATCTGGGGGATGTGTATTACGCCGGTACCCGCTCCCAGGAAGACGTGGACATGGTCGGCTGGCCGATGGGCAAGCAGGGCTCGTTCACCCTCAACTCCAACCACGAGATGTACAGCGGCGCCCATGGCTACTTCAAGGAGCTGGTCAAGCGTTTCCCGGCGCAGCAGGGCACCAGTTATTTTGCGTTGTACAACGATGACTGGCTGGTGATCGGGCTCGACACGGCTTATGCCTCAGATCCAATCAATCTGTATATGGACGGTGCGCTGAACAAGCAGCAGATCGACTGGATGAAAGACTTGCCCAAACGCAAGAAGGTCATGGTGCTCAGTCATCACCAGGGCTTCGACATTACCGGTCATAACAAGACATCGTTGTATCAGCCGGTGTGTGATGCCTTGGGGCGCGAGCCGGATTACTGGTACTGGGGGCATTTGCACAACGGCATCTGCTACGCCACCCAGGGTGGGCTGCATGCACGCTGCGCCGGGCACGGAGCGATTCCCTACGGCAATGCCAGCGAGCTGAACGGGCATTCGCGGGTGCTGTGGTCGGAAACGCAAAATGCGCGGGATGAGGCGTACCCGGATCGGGTGCTGAACGGTTATGTGAAAGTGCGGCTGGTGGGGGAGAACATCGAAGAGACGTTTATCGGCGAGGATGGGTCGGTGCGGTGGTCTTCGAGTTGA
- a CDS encoding TraX family protein, with protein sequence MHMTQRDGALDLLKWLALLSMVLDHLRYVGYSVDILYVPGRLAFPWFCLAMAANLSRVRTVATDSQWHYLGWLLLFSALSEIPYRMYIPDPGTLNVLPTLALGLLLARGWQHRTLQSRLLAALALLLAALFPERLMFGFFGVLLPLAMLLVIRRPWYFSLLPGLVCLAANQWEVLYQAARFGNASAVLGIATCLIAPLAGLLLLRHAGRLKPPPPMRRWAYTLYPLHFLLLLLVRQIAA encoded by the coding sequence ATGCACATGACTCAACGGGACGGTGCACTGGATCTGCTCAAGTGGCTGGCACTGCTGAGCATGGTGCTCGATCACCTGCGATATGTCGGTTATTCCGTCGATATCCTTTATGTTCCGGGCAGGTTGGCGTTCCCGTGGTTCTGTCTGGCGATGGCGGCGAACCTGTCGCGTGTCCGTACAGTGGCGACCGACAGCCAGTGGCACTACCTCGGTTGGTTGTTGCTGTTTAGTGCCCTGAGCGAAATTCCCTACCGGATGTACATCCCCGATCCCGGCACCTTAAACGTGTTGCCCACGCTCGCCCTGGGGTTGTTGCTGGCGCGTGGCTGGCAGCACAGGACGCTGCAATCGCGACTGTTGGCGGCGCTTGCCTTGTTGCTGGCGGCACTGTTCCCGGAGCGACTGATGTTCGGTTTCTTCGGTGTGCTGTTGCCACTGGCGATGTTGCTGGTGATCCGGCGGCCCTGGTATTTCAGCCTGCTGCCGGGGTTGGTGTGCCTGGCGGCCAATCAGTGGGAGGTTCTGTATCAGGCCGCCCGGTTCGGTAACGCGTCCGCCGTGCTCGGCATTGCCACTTGTCTGATCGCGCCATTGGCCGGTCTGCTTTTGCTGCGCCACGCCGGCCGATTAAAACCGCCGCCACCGATGCGTCGCTGGGCTTATACCCTGTATCCGCTGCATTTTTTGCTGCTGCTACTCGTTCGCCAGATTGCTGCCTGA